A stretch of Anas acuta chromosome 3, bAnaAcu1.1, whole genome shotgun sequence DNA encodes these proteins:
- the PCARE gene encoding photoreceptor cilium actin regulator: MGCTPSHSEIVNTLARNGFKALNKPKGVLRIDPADKGIPLLVKGSSCYNIDEFHQYKIQRNSSLSETEEKLSEQDKSDYLQFSSKSHSDPHISREDNITERKATGAEVMSKLIESQKHIIEAVQIRKQSSCESEASASICDDKNESNAKQILKKGRKPKNHKLAKQGRPSKTKKKSILSPCKIEKKVDFPELLVKAHQNAYAYLNPNLSKYEAILHMANQAAQTQLFLQQMVSFLTLRFDEINQLLEEIANDGENLLKDVGRYLAWPSGKDDLKEHPDLLQQLLQYTINKMQLVSGTLASVTSDALQETCSYLQSAASNLEGKLKAKQSYDERLFRAVRLLEASTMGSSQSHGDDRTLCSEDSGIGVDSESLKDFSPFSQLGAQASCESCARGLLSQNHTRTMEHMHSGTMSPGTATSHGCALEWHFKDTFYSSVRSREETSCQGGVPGGTSTAAKYASLSKRHSSNSFQSDSTQEGEHFESTDFPSDDDEESTLGEDDDNTSLSEMGKDALPKRPQSSPAVTENTQRQSSTKRTENVETEEIILKMKDAISEKIKFVPAKSGRKEWVEDESGTAVLTARPSTAMGRQKASGKQRRSRSEESLRSQAEDPTLLELQRTQKELNKRLEMFYGKVDTDSNQEPRKPRSTRHLQDKQITSRSSSKLKACLSKNFSILPNQDKVPLYMVDQNPASQLDEKRCKKPVRDTVPAQETSGSKDDKTSGAQTLSGSSCAPRQSVKKLIETFSPTDDLEKATPLRPLGPIKCIRKFGLPVIPPTIPFQRGLVPLNIKHRISPVEDTSLSNTNGACSNFSNAFPPIPAAELSKDTKEEPEVDTENLPPPPPEMLMDTSFEFSEPEETARIGENSLEDAKKPAKTESHATKRAQVSPKMKASLQSIDLLPSKNISPSAVANKVPRSSGPKDEKLQIYSLELNPTNTHIPSQEEILATQRKEAADLYKQTHKIIPLQNPSGVSKPHDNSSESKEPSPPATSVPYQKHGSPDSLRRNEKGSSFNRRVSPARTPPSSPPTEKQLFSPPVHHRRALQAFNSQQLSSPTMQRKPSPPTSPRAPSPPRGPSPPLQKKLPSPPAQRKLVSPPAEHKQSSPTPHRLPGSPVYRREASPTPFLTASSPPTSPSRSYKGSKTGLDAGDEYQPASSKKGSNVRSIFCPATSSLFEARPPPAPSKPMVEVTKQTEASPPSQKSSLLLQQPADRTRKLSLSAANPQPFVRRSFSDRRPGVRFYLPAPVTAGSEPALNQASAEESPGKAGDCWSNPCAPEIKESNRSTSHPELYIVGQGLQRD, encoded by the exons atGGGCTGCACACCATCTCACAGCGAGATCGTTAATACTCTTGCAAGAAATGGTTTTAAGGCTTTGAATAAACCCAAAGGTGTTTTGCGTATTGATCCAGCAGATAAAGGAATCCCACTGCTAGTTAAAGGTTCATCTTGCTACAATATTGATGAATTCCACCAATACAAAATTCAGAGGAACAGCTCCCTGAGCGAAACTGAGGAGAAACTGTCCGAGCAGGACAAAAGTGATTATTTGCAGTTTTCCTCCAAATCGCATTCAGATCCTCACATTTCCAGGGAAGACAACATAACTGAGAGGAAAGCCACAGGGGCTGAAGTTATGTCCAAATTGATTGAGTCTCAAAAACACATCATTGAGGCTGTGCAGATCAGAAAGCAAAGCTCTTGTGAATCAGAAGCATCAGCTTCCATTTGTGATGACAAGAATGAAAGCAATGCAAAGCAAATCctaaagaaaggaaggaagccAAAAAATCATAAATTAGCTAAGCAAGGTCGGCCtagcaaaactaaaaaaaagtcaattttgtCCCCATGCAAGATAGAGAAAAAGGTAGATTTCCCAGAACTGCTTGTTAAGGCTCATCAGAATGCATATGCCTACTTAAATCCAAACCTCTCCAAGTATGAAGCTATACTTCATATGGCCAACCAGGCTGCCCAAACTCAGCTCTTCCTACAACAGATGGTAAGCTTCCTCACGCTTCGCTTTGATGAAATCAACCAGCTCTTGGAAGAAATTGCTAATGATGGGGAAAATCTTCTCAAAGACGTGGGTAGATATCTGGCATGGCCATCAGGAAAAGATGATTTGAAGGAGCACCCTGATCTTCTGCAACAACTACTTCAGTACACAATCAATAAAATGCAGTTAGTGAGTGGAACACTGGCCTCTGTCACCTCCGACGCCCTGCAGGAAACCTGCAGCTACCTGCAGTCTGCTGCAAGCAACttggaaggaaaactgaaagcaaagcaaagctatGATGAGCGCCTCTTCCGGGCGGTAAGGCTGCTTGAAGCCTCAACCATGGGAAGCTCACAGTCCCATGGTGATGACAGGACTCTCTGTTCTGAGGATAGTGGCATTGGCGTGGACAGTGAGTCCCTCAAAGACTTCAGTCCTTTCAGCCAGCTTGGAGCACAAGCAAGCTGTGAGTCCTGTGCACGTGGCCTTCTGTCCCAAAACCACACCAGAACAATGGAGCACATGCATAGTGGGACAATGTCACCAGGCACAGCCACATCCCATGGCTGTGCACTTGAATGGCATTTTAAAGATACATTTTATTCATCTGTACGGAGCAGAGAAGAAACTTCTTGTCAGGGTGGAGTACCAGGAGGTACTTCCACTGCTGCAAAATATGCAAGCCTGAGCAAAAGGCACTCCAGTAACTCCTTCCAGTCTGATTCTACTCAGGAAGGCGAACATTTTGAATCAACAGATTTTCCTTCAGATGATGATGAAGAGAGCACCCTGGGGGAGGATGATGACAATACAAGTTTATCGGAAATGGGTAAGGATGCCCTGCCAAAGAGGCCCCAGTCTTCACCTGCAGTCACCGAGAACACACAAAGACAGTCATCCACCAAAAGGACAGAGAATGTGGAGACAGAGGAAATCATTCTGAAGATGAAAGATGCCATCAGTGAAAAAATCAAGTTTGTCCCAGCTAAATCTGGGCGTAAAGAATGGGTGGAAGATGAGAGCGGAACAGCAGTCCTAACAGCAAGGCCCAGTACAGCAATGGGAAGGCAGAAGGCCTCTGGGAAACAGCGACGGTCCAGATCAGAGGAGTCCCTCAGAAGCCAGGCAGAGGACCCAACCCTCCTAGAGCTTCAGAGAACTCAAAAGGAGCTCAACAAGAGGCTAGAAATGTTTTATGGAAAGGTGGATACAGATAGCAACCAAGAGCCTCGGAAACCTAGATCAACACGTCACTTGCAGGACAAGCAAATTACATCTAGGTCCTCTAGCAAACTTAAGGCATGCCTCTCAAAAAATTTCAGCATCCTGCCTAACCAGGATAAAGTCCCTTTGTACATGGTTGATCAAAATCCTGCCAGTCAGCTGGATGAAAAGAGATGCAAGAAGCCTGTCAGAGATACTGTGCCAGCCCAGGAGACATCGGGGAGCAAAGATGACAAGACTTCTGGAGCACAAACACTCAGTGGCAGCAGTTGTGCCCCCCGCCAATCTGTCAAAAAGCTCATTGAAACATTCAGTCCAACAGACGATCTTGAAAAAGCCACACCTTTAAGACCTTTAGGGCCAATTAAGTGCATCAGAAAATTTGGACTTCCAGTCATCCCACCCACCATTCCATTTCAGAGAGGGTTGGTGCCTTTAAATATTAAGCATCGTATTTCACCAGTAGAAGACACAAGCCTTTCAAACACCAATGGAGCTTGTTCTAACTTTTCAAATGCCTTTCCTCCTATACCAGCTGCAGAATTAAGCAAGGACACAAAGGAAGAACCTGAGGTAGACACTGAGAacctgccaccaccaccccctgaAATGCTAATGGACACTTCTTTTGAATTCTCTGAGCCTGAAGAAACAGCAAGAATAGGAGAAAACTCTTTGGAAGATGCCAAAAAGCCTGCCAAAACAGAATCTCATGCTACGAAGAGAGCACAAGTTTCCCCAAAAATGAAAGCCTCCCTCCAGTCCATTGACTTATTACCAAGTAAAAACATCAGCCCCAGCGCAGTTGCTAACAAAGTTCCAAGGAGTAGCGGACCCAAGGATGAGAAACTGCAGATATACTCTCTGGAGCTGAACCCTACCAATACACACATCCCTAGCCAGGAGGAGATATTAGCAACCCAGAGAAAAGAAGCTGCAGATTTGTACAAGCAAACACATAAAATTATTCCTCTTCAAAATCCCAGTGGAGTTTCAAAACCACATGACAATAGCTCAGAGAGCAAAGAGCCCAGTCCACCTGCTACTTCAGTGCCATATCAGAAGCATGGTTCTCCCGACTCACTgaggagaaatgaaaaaggtTCATCATTCAACAGGAGGGTGTCCCCAGCAAGAACTCCCCCTTCTTCTCCACCAACTGAGAAGCAGCTTTTCAGCCCTCCGGTACACCACAGACGTGCTCTGCAGGCTTTTaacagccagcagctgagctcACCCACCATGCAGAGGAAACCCAGTCCCCCTAccagccccagggcacccaGCCCACCCCGAGGGCCCAGCCCACCCCTACAGAAGAAGCTGCCTTCTCCACCAGCCCAGCGGAAACTGGTCAGCCCTCCTGCAGAGCACAAGCAAAGTTCGCCAACACCACACCGGCTGCCAGGCTCCCCAGTCTACCGCCGAGAAGCAAGCCCCACTCCATTCCTCACTGCCTCGTCCCCACCAACCTCTCCATCCCGCTCCTACAAGGGATCAAAAACTGGTCTGGATGCTGGGGATGAGTACCAGCCTGCCTCCTCCAAGAAGGGCAGCAATGTACGTTCAATATTTTGCCCAGCCACTTCTTCCTTATTTGAAGCAAGAcctccaccagcacccagcAAACCCATGGTGGAAGTCACCAAACAGACTGAAGCTTCACCACCTTCCCAAAAGAGCAGTCTGCTactccagcagcctgcagacCGAACCAGAAAGCTGTCTCTGAGCGCTGCCAACCCTCAGCCGTTTGTGAGGAGAAGTTTCTCTGACCGCAGACCTGGGGTTCGGTTTTATCTTCCAGCTCCCGTAACAGCTGGCAGCGAACCCGCTCTTAACCAAGCAAG tgcGGAGGAGAGCCCTGGAAAAGCAGGCGACTGCTGGAGCAACCCTTGTGCCCCTGAAATCAAGGAGTCCAACAGATCCACTTCCCACCCTGAGCTCTACATCGtgggccaggggctgcagagggactgA